The following are from one region of the Hydrogenophaga sp. BPS33 genome:
- a CDS encoding chemotaxis protein CheW yields the protein MPASASLSPSASTRRPALAPASAGEFLSFRLGAEEYGIDILRVQEIRSYEEPTRMANAAAFIKGVVNLRGVIVPVVDMRIKLGCEKVDYNDFTVVIVLSVFGRVVGMVVDSVCDVIALSQDHIKEAPQISSTQDASFITGIASVGERMLILADIEALIGSAEMGLTEASLSLQ from the coding sequence ATGCCCGCCTCGGCCAGCCTCTCTCCCTCTGCCTCGACACGCCGCCCAGCGCTCGCGCCCGCCAGCGCCGGTGAATTCCTGAGTTTTCGCCTGGGCGCCGAGGAATACGGCATCGATATCCTGCGCGTGCAGGAAATCCGCTCTTACGAAGAGCCCACCCGCATGGCCAACGCTGCGGCGTTCATCAAGGGCGTGGTCAACCTGCGCGGGGTGATCGTGCCGGTGGTGGACATGCGCATCAAGCTGGGGTGCGAGAAGGTCGACTACAACGATTTCACCGTGGTGATCGTGCTCAGCGTGTTCGGCCGCGTGGTCGGCATGGTGGTGGACTCGGTGTGCGACGTGATCGCCCTGTCCCAAGACCACATCAAGGAAGCGCCGCAGATCAGCAGCACGCAGGACGCCAGCTTCATCACCGGCATCGCCAGCGTGGGCGAGCGCATGCTCATCCTGGCCGACATCGAAGCCTTGATCGGCAGCGCCGAGATGGGCCTGACCGAGGCCAGTCTCTCGCTGCAGTAA
- a CDS encoding GntR family transcriptional regulator: MEEAEDTEAKVGKTLSQTIADQLAEEIVMNRLPPGTRLDEQSIAQRFGVSRSPVRDALRQLATTRLVAHQPRRGFSVAKVESNDLDGLFEASGELEALCARMCALRAGPTERRRLEYVHEQATEAIARQDAKAYAQYNEEFHALIYAGCRNRILEEMAMGLRQRLAPFRARGFFVVDNRLQRSHVEHGELIQAILAQDGEGAARAMHKHAANSAMNVLQHFGPGSGMPALTRAA, from the coding sequence ATGGAAGAAGCAGAAGACACCGAAGCCAAGGTCGGCAAGACCTTGTCCCAGACCATTGCGGACCAGCTGGCCGAGGAGATCGTGATGAACCGCTTGCCGCCTGGCACGCGGCTGGACGAGCAGTCCATCGCCCAGCGCTTTGGTGTCTCGCGCAGCCCGGTGCGCGACGCGCTGCGGCAATTGGCGACCACGCGCCTGGTCGCGCACCAGCCGCGCCGGGGTTTTTCGGTGGCCAAGGTGGAGTCGAACGACCTCGACGGCCTGTTCGAGGCCTCGGGCGAACTGGAAGCGCTGTGCGCGCGCATGTGCGCCCTGCGTGCCGGCCCCACCGAGCGGCGGCGCCTGGAGTACGTGCACGAACAGGCCACCGAGGCAATCGCCCGGCAGGATGCCAAGGCCTACGCGCAGTACAACGAAGAATTCCACGCCTTGATCTACGCCGGCTGCCGCAACCGCATCCTGGAAGAGATGGCCATGGGCTTGCGCCAGCGTCTGGCGCCGTTTCGCGCGCGCGGCTTTTTCGTGGTGGACAACCGGCTGCAGCGCTCTCACGTCGAACACGGCGAACTGATCCAGGCCATCCTGGCGCAGGACGGGGAGGGCGCCGCCCGCGCCATGCACAAGCACGCCGCCAATTCCGCCATGAACGTGCTGCAGCACTTCGGGCCGGGCTCCGGCATGCCCGCGCTGACCCGAGCCGCCTGA
- a CDS encoding fumarylacetoacetate hydrolase family protein, which translates to MSWIALATYEQAGKRGTALVDNGRLYDLQACIAAGLQGVPAGWAQRGVEAMVREGGASDWLGDAAQSMAALVAQGKVQPLPHEGVRVVAPYVPQRIFCAASNYASHANEMGTVLAAKALSKPYMFLKLANSVVGPDDVVQLPPETGKLDWEVELAAVIGRPCRRVSVEEALDAVAFYTIVNDVTARDLNLRTDYPFKHDWFQGKCHDTFAPFGPWLVPASQIPDPQRVNLRLDVNGEPMQQDSTANMIWSVREQIAYLSTIVTLQPGDVVATGTPTGVGMGRGIFLKAGDRMVASIEGIGSIANAIEAESV; encoded by the coding sequence ATGTCTTGGATTGCATTGGCGACCTACGAGCAAGCGGGGAAACGGGGCACGGCCCTGGTGGACAACGGGCGCTTGTACGACTTGCAGGCGTGCATCGCCGCCGGTCTGCAGGGCGTTCCCGCGGGCTGGGCGCAGCGGGGGGTGGAGGCCATGGTGCGCGAGGGCGGCGCTTCCGACTGGCTGGGGGACGCGGCCCAGTCCATGGCGGCGCTGGTCGCACAGGGCAAGGTCCAGCCGTTGCCACACGAAGGTGTGCGGGTGGTCGCGCCGTACGTACCGCAGCGCATCTTCTGCGCGGCCTCCAACTACGCCTCGCACGCCAACGAAATGGGCACGGTGCTGGCGGCGAAGGCGCTGAGCAAGCCCTACATGTTCCTCAAGCTCGCCAACAGCGTGGTCGGGCCCGACGACGTGGTGCAACTGCCACCGGAGACGGGCAAGCTCGACTGGGAAGTGGAGCTGGCCGCGGTGATCGGCCGGCCTTGCCGCCGGGTGTCGGTGGAGGAAGCGCTGGATGCGGTGGCCTTCTACACCATCGTCAACGACGTCACCGCGCGCGATCTGAACCTGCGCACCGACTACCCGTTCAAGCACGACTGGTTCCAGGGCAAGTGCCACGACACCTTCGCGCCCTTCGGCCCCTGGTTGGTGCCGGCATCGCAGATCCCCGACCCGCAGCGCGTGAACCTGCGCCTGGACGTCAACGGCGAACCCATGCAGCAGGACAGCACGGCCAACATGATCTGGAGCGTGCGCGAACAGATCGCCTACCTCTCCACCATCGTCACGCTGCAGCCGGGGGACGTGGTTGCCACCGGCACCCCCACCGGCGTGGGCATGGGCCGCGGGATTTTCCTGAAGGCAGGAGACCGCATGGTCGCCAGCATCGAGGGCATTGGCAGCATCGCCAACGCGATCGAGGCCGAGAGCGTCTGA
- a CDS encoding ABC transporter substrate-binding protein — MERHQRGFRSQTLQRLAIFVLGIAGALGVASAQEKVTYNMAWLPQGSSIGVIVAQEKGFFREAGLETRIVRGYGGNRTANELDQGQFEFGYVDPISLVLNRANGGKIRLVGAINTRWPAGICFNAGKHDIKTLDQMKGLLLGGGSASPVHNVVPAWLENNGKPKDHIRLLRMDPAVVDASLIEGRIDMAECWLASNRAVTQKQAATAGVKLGWVEYSDFGLDAYGSGFATTEDVIQKRPDMVRKFLRASYRGFEFAQANPEQAADLMLKSFPTVDRAIALQQIREINALIADAQAKDKGLGHLREDRMRATLQFVDKAFGLNGKVKAQDTYTNALLQ, encoded by the coding sequence ATGGAACGACATCAGCGTGGATTCCGATCCCAGACCCTGCAGCGGCTGGCCATTTTCGTCCTGGGCATCGCGGGCGCGCTCGGCGTGGCCAGCGCGCAGGAGAAGGTCACGTACAACATGGCGTGGTTGCCGCAGGGCAGCTCGATCGGCGTGATCGTGGCGCAGGAGAAGGGCTTCTTTCGCGAAGCCGGCCTGGAGACGCGCATCGTGCGCGGCTACGGCGGCAACCGCACCGCCAACGAGCTCGACCAAGGGCAATTCGAGTTCGGCTATGTCGATCCGATCAGCCTGGTGCTGAACCGGGCCAACGGCGGCAAGATCCGGCTGGTGGGTGCCATCAACACCCGCTGGCCCGCGGGCATCTGCTTCAACGCGGGCAAGCACGACATCAAGACGCTGGACCAGATGAAAGGGCTGCTGCTGGGTGGCGGCTCGGCTTCTCCGGTGCACAACGTGGTGCCCGCCTGGCTGGAGAACAACGGCAAGCCGAAGGACCATATCCGCCTGCTGCGCATGGACCCGGCGGTGGTGGACGCGTCGCTCATCGAAGGCCGCATCGACATGGCCGAATGCTGGTTGGCCAGCAACCGCGCCGTGACGCAGAAGCAGGCCGCCACCGCCGGTGTGAAGCTGGGCTGGGTGGAGTACAGCGACTTCGGGCTGGACGCCTATGGCAGCGGTTTCGCCACCACCGAGGACGTGATCCAGAAGCGCCCGGACATGGTCCGCAAGTTCCTGCGCGCGTCCTACCGGGGCTTCGAGTTCGCGCAGGCCAATCCCGAGCAGGCGGCCGACCTCATGCTCAAGAGCTTTCCCACGGTGGACCGCGCGATCGCGCTGCAGCAGATCCGCGAGATCAATGCCTTGATCGCCGATGCACAGGCCAAGGACAAGGGCCTGGGCCATCTGCGCGAAGACCGCATGCGCGCCACGCTGCAGTTCGTCGACAAGGCTTTCGGCCTGAACGGCAAGGTCAAGGCGCAAGACACCTACACCAACGCGTTGCTGCAATGA